From Camelina sativa cultivar DH55 chromosome 7, Cs, whole genome shotgun sequence, one genomic window encodes:
- the LOC104702757 gene encoding crossover junction endonuclease EME1B, producing the protein MKDHILISDGEDPVTPLPSLSKRARKDPISAILISDSDPTPQKQPPESSSTPIFVPETPLSDDFSVVKCSFGSGAFASNREDKFSGKRIISLDSEFEDSPRPETSKKYESVLADFREPRCELESGETSDAYYKNTRIPETNLDDDTNWMHEVSFRSSQTNDTIEVDSDQEKEGISVEKMGRKKKIRTTGEALPKKQLSKEDKTCAMEEKKLRKEQEKLQKAALKAEEADRKKLEKEKKKWEKGKLAFKSIVAEIDTKVVEGSIGGLLLSRFSEKGITIHVGPNPIERSIVWTMTVPEDIAPLFPQGPKIPYVLLVYEAEEFCNLVANEKILENISKVQDRYPSYTVCCLTNKLMSYVKKREKEEYKNPGSWRRPPIDEVLAKLTTHYVRVHSRHCVDEAEVAEHVVGLTSSLASCLFRKKLTMLSVSANGAIVSKDSIDKQLIKKSPWLKALVAIPKVQPRYAVAVWKKYPSMKSLLKAYMDPNKSVHEKEFLLQDLKVEGLVGGDRRLGEICSKRIYRVLMSHNGAIKTDDVENGAAFFTDSPGVVN; encoded by the exons ATGAAGGATCACATTCTCATCTCCGACGGCGAAGATCCGGTTACTCCACTCCCATCACTCTCGAAGCGTGCTCGAAAAGATCCGATCTCTGCGATACTGATTTCGGATTCAGATCCGACACCGCAGAAGCAACCGCCGGAATCTTCTTCCACTCCTATTTTCGTCCCGGAGACGCCTCTCTCCGATGATTTCTCCGTCGTTAAGTGCTCCTTCGGTTCCGGAGCTTTCGCTTCTAACCGCGAAGACAAATTCTCCG GCAAACGGATAATATCTCTGGATTCGGAGTTTGAAGATAGTCCTCGACCTGAGACTTCGAAGAAGTATGAGTCTGTGCTTGCTGATTTTAGGGAGCCACGTTGTGAATTGGAATCTGGTGAAACAAGTGATGCATACTATAAGAATACTAGAATACCTGAGACCAATTTAG ATGATGATACTAATTGGATGCATGAAGTCAGTTTTCGCTCTTCGCAGACCAATGATACTATCGAG GTCGATTCTGATCAGGAGAAAGAGGGTATAAGCGTCGAGAAAATGGGtcgaaagaagaagatcagaacTACAGGTGAGGCATTGCCAAAAAAGCAGCTGTCGAAGGAAGACAAAACCTGTGCAATGGAGGAAAAGAAGTTAAGAAAAGAG CAAGAGAAATTACAGAAAGCAGCCTTGAAAGCTGAAGAAGCTGATCGTAAAAAATtagagaaggaaaagaaaaagtggGAAAAAGGAAAGTTAGCCTTTAAATCTATTGTTGCCGAGATTGATACTAAAGTGGTTGAAGGATCCATTGGAG GACTTCTGCTTTCAAGGTTCTCTGAGAAAGGCATTACAATCCACGTAGGCCCTAATCCAATCGAGAGATCCATTGTGTGGACGATGACAGTTCCAGAGGATATTGCTCCG CTTTTTCCTCAAGGACCCAAGATTCCTTATGTGCTCCTTGTGTATGAGGCTGAAGaattttgtaatcttgttgCTAATgaaaaaattctagaaaacaTCTCAAAAGTTCAGGACCGATACCCGTCTTATACTGTGTGCTGCCTCACCAATAAATTAATGTCATATGTAAAGAAAAG GGAAAAGGAAGAGTACAAGAACCCGGGAAGTTGGAGACGACCTCCTATCGATGAG GTACTAGCAAAATTAACTACTCACTATGTTAGAGTACATTCCAGACATTGTGTAGACGAGGCCGAGGTTGCTGAACATGTTGTTGGTTTAACAAGCAGTCTCGCCTCTTGCCTGTTCAG GAAGAAACTAACTATGTTATCAGTAAGTGCTAATGGTGCAATAGTCTCCAAGGATTCAATTGACAAACAGTTGATTAAAAAGAGTCCATG GTTAAAAGCTTTAGTAGCAATACCAAAGGTACAGCCACGATACGCGGTAGCAGTGTGGAAGAAATATCCATCTATGAAGTCTCTTCTTAAGGCCTACATGGATCCTAACAAATCT GTTCATGAGAAGGAGTTTTTACTGCAAGACTTGAAGGTGGAAGGTTTAGTGGGAGGAGATAGAAGGTTAGGTGAGATTTGTTCAAAGAGAATATACAGAGTTCTCATGTCTCACAATGGAGCCATTAAGACGGATGACGTCGAAAACGGTGCTGCTTTCTTCACAGATTCTCCAGGTGTTGTTAACTAA
- the LOC104704965 gene encoding PLAT domain-containing protein 2, which translates to MPRRDVHFLSLLLVAATISAVAFAEDEADCVYTFYLRTGSTFKAGTDSIISARIYDKYGDYIGIRNLEAWGGLMGPGYNYYERGNLDIFSGKAPCLPSPICSLNLTSDGSGDHHGWYVNYVEVTTAGVHAKCAYQTFDVEQWLATDTSPYELTAVRNNCPKVSIRESVARVGSEIRKTLSWIV; encoded by the exons ATGCCTCGCCGTGACGTCCACTTCCTCTCACTCCTCCTAGTTGCCGCCACCATCTCCGCCGTCGCATTCGCA GAGGATGAAGCAGATTGTGTCTACACATTCTACCTCAGAACCGGATCAACCTTCAAAGCCGGTACAGATTCGATCATAAGCGCTAGAATCTACGACAAATACGGAGACTACATCGGGATCAGAAACCTAGAGGCATGGGGTGGTTTAATGGGACCAGGTTACAACTACTACGAGAGGGGTAATCTCGACATTTTCAGTGGCAAAGCACCGTGTCTTCCGAGCCCAATCTGTTCGTTGAATCTTACCTCTGACGGCTCCGGTGACCACCACGGCTG GTATGTTAACTACGTGGAAGTCACGACGGCCGGAGTTCACGCTAAGTGCGCGTACCAAACCTTCGATGTTGAGCAATGGCTTGCGACCGATACGTCGCCTTATGAGCTCACCGCAGTTCGGAACAACTGCCCCAAGGTTTCAATTAGGGAGAGTGTCGCTCGTGTCGGGTCTGAGATCCGAAAGACTCTGTCTTGGATCGTCTGA
- the LOC104702758 gene encoding uncharacterized protein LOC104702758 has product MEGPRLPPSATAPESDDDKPDDPPSVWHRPTSSLPSLPSQDPPSHHWRNNSLNLFPLPATTLSSLPPPDTIPELETYVVRVPRDQVYWTPPPEHAKYVEKRRKNPEKNKKKGCSKRLMWFFIILVVFGFILGAITIILHFAFNPTLPLFAVERLTAKPSNFEVMLRAENPTSNMGVRYVMKKNGVVSLTYKNKRLGSGKFPGLSQAASGSDKVNVKLDGSTKNAAVQPRGSKQPLVMILTMELKAEYEAGPVKRNKDVAVTCDVKVKGLLDGKKVEIVSENCESEFKN; this is encoded by the coding sequence ATGGAGGGGCCACGGCTTCCTCCTTCCGCCACCGCCCCTGAATCCGATGATGACAAACCCGATGATCCTCCTTCCGTCTGGCACCGTCCAACCTCCAGCCTCCCTTCATTGCCCTCTCAAGATCCTCCATCACACCATTGGCGTAACAATTCTCTTAATCTCTTTCCATTACCAGCCACAACTCTTTCGTCTCTTCCTCCTCCGGATACAATCCCTGAGCTAGAGACGTACGTTGTCAGAGTCCCGAGAGATCAAGTCTATTGGACCCCTCCTCCGGAACACGCAAAATACGTTGAAAAACGCCGCAAGAACccggagaaaaacaaaaaaaaagggtgcTCTAAACGTCTTATGTGGTTCTTCATCATCTTGGTCGTTTTCGGATTCATCCTCGGTGCAATCACTATCATTCTACATTTCGCATTTAACCCCACTCTTCCTCTTTTTGCGGTCGAGAGATTAACTGCAAAACCTAGTAATTTCGAGGTCATGTTGAGAGCCGAGAATCCAACGTCTAACATGGGGGTACGCTATGTGATGAAAAAGAACGGGGTCGTTTCCCTAACGTACAAGAACAAGAGGCTGGGAAGCGGGAAATTTCCGGGGTTGTCCCAGGCCGCATCTGGATCCGACAAGGTCAATGTGAAGCTTGATGGGTCGACCAAGAACGCAGCTGTACAACCTCGTGGCTCGAAACAACCATTGGTTATGATACTGACGATGGAGCTGAAGGCTGAGTATGAAGCAGGGCCGGTCAAACGGAACAAGGACGTGGCGGTGACTTGTGATGTTAAGGTTAAGGGATTATTAGATGGGAAGAAGGTTGAGATTGTGTCGGAGAATTGTGAGAGTGAGTTCAAGAACTGA
- the LOC109125496 gene encoding putative nuclease HARBI1, whose protein sequence is MDDKHTCLKVKPELQGMYWNRHDNASLNIMAICDLNMLFTYIWNGAPGSCHDTTVLQMAQQSDTEFPLPPSDKYYLVDSGYPNRQGFLAPYRSSRNRVVRYHMSQFHSGPPPRNKHELFNQCHASLHSVIERTCGVWKKKWRILSEIYNVQIQKRVVMATVGLHNFIRISNFSDADFVDVLTETNNNQNFEHV, encoded by the exons atggacgacaaacacacatgttta AAAGTAAAGCCTGAGTTACAAGGAATGTATTGGAATCGACACGATAATGCATCATTGAACATCATGGcaatatgtgatttgaatatGTTATTCACATATATCTGGAATGGAGCACCAGGATCATGCCACGATACAACTGTTCTGCAAATGGCACAACAAAGTGATACCGAGTTTCCTTTGCCTCCATCAGATAAGTATTATCTCGTTGATTCTGGTTATCCAAACAGACAAGGATTTCTTGCTCCTTATAGATCATCACGAAATCGAGTTGTGAGATATCATATGTCCCAGTTTCATTCTGGTCCTCCTCCAAGGAATAAACATGAATTGTTCAACCAATGTCATGCATCATTACATTCAGTTATTGAAAGAACGTGTGGAgtttggaagaagaagtggaggaTACTTTCTGAAATATATAATGTTCAAATTCAGAAAAGAGTGGTAATGGCTACAGTGGGACTACATAATTTCATCAGGATTTCAAATTTCTCGGATGCAGATTTCGTAGATGTACTGACTGAGACgaacaacaaccaaaattttgagCATGTATAG
- the LOC104702760 gene encoding probable trehalose-phosphate phosphatase E, protein MVRFVEENITTMLETKIISNSEVLYVGGDEGDTSPGTKVLQNFQINEEGGGLIRSWVDSMRACSPTRPKSFNSQACWIKEHPSALKMFEEILHESEGKQIVMFLDYDGTLSPIVDDPDRAFMSKKMRNTVRKLADCFPTAIVSGRCREKVSSFVKLTELYYAGSHGMDIKGPEQGSKYKKGNQSLLCQPATEFLPVINEVYEKLVEETKSVPGAKVENNKFCASVHFRCVEENKWSDLAHQVRSVLKTYPKLMLTQGRKVLEIRPIIKWDKGKALEFLLESLGYDNCTDVFPIYIGDDRTDEDAFKILRDKRQGLGILVSKYAKETNASYSLQEPDEVMFFLERLVEWKQLRCGS, encoded by the exons atgg TTAGATTCGTTGAAGAGAATATTACTACAATGTTGGAGACAAAGATCATCTCAAACTCGGAGGTCTTATATGTCGGAGGAGACGAGGGTGATACGTCACCGGGGACGAAAGttcttcaaaattttcagaTCAACGAGGAAGGAGGAGGACTGATAAGATCATGGGTTGATTCTATGAGAGCTTGTTCTCCTACTCGTCCCAAATCCTTCAACAGCCAAGCTTGTTGGATT AAGGAACATCCATCAGCTTTGAAGATGTTCGAAGAAATACTTCATGAATCTGAAGGCAAGCAAATCGTtatgtttcttgattatgatgGTACTCTCTCTCCCATTGTTGATGATCCCGATCGAGCTTTCATGTCCAAGAAG ATGCGAAATACTGTGCGGAAACTTGCAGACTGTTTTCCAACAGCCATAGTTAGTGGGAGATGCAGAGAGAAG GTTTCTAGTTTTGTGAAATTAACTGAGTTATACTATGCTGGAAGTCATGGCATGGACATCAAAGGACCAGAGCAAGGATCTAAGTACAAGAAG GGAAATCAATCTCTTCTTTGTCAACCCGCGACTGAGTTCCTCCCGGTGATTAACGAG GTATATGAAAAACTAGTCGAGGAAACCAAATCAGTTCCAGGAGCCAAAGTTGAGAACAACAAATTTTGTGCGTCAGTTCACTTTCGATGCGTAGAAGAAAAT AAATGGAGTGACTTGGCCCATCAAGTTCGATCAGTGTTGAAGACCTACCCCAAGCTCATGCTTACCCAAGGAAGAAAA GTCTTGGAGATTCGTCCAATCATTAAGTGGGATAAAGGCAAAGCACTCGAGTTTTTGTTAGAATCACTCG GATATGATAATTGTACCGAtgtttttcctatatatattggagatgaTCGTACCGACGAAGATGCCTTTAAG ATACTGAGAGATAAAAGACAAGGCCTTGGAATTCTTGTATCCAAATACGCTAAGGAAACTAACGCTTCTTATTCTTTGCAAGAGCCAGATGAG gttatgttttttttagaacGTTTGGTGGAATGGAAACAGTTAAGATGTGGGTCATGA